In the Uranotaenia lowii strain MFRU-FL chromosome 1, ASM2978415v1, whole genome shotgun sequence genome, aagggttcactatcttaccgtagttgagttatccctacctgtcacctaaccttactcgattcaaaaactttgaatttatgaTCGTTTTTACTCGATACTTTACATATTTCCCGtattcagaacaaaacatctAGATAAGAAGCTATTTCTCAATGCTGCAATTATAAAATTTCGCTTAACACAAATATTAAttgtaccattttttttaaattaaaaaataaaatagagataCAATTATGAATTGCATGATCAATATCTTTTGTACTATCATTGACTTATAAAAACAACAGGATATAAACCATAATGCAAATAGCGATTCTGTTCTTCTAAAACCTCATTgctaattttgaacaacttttcaaaacaacctTCCTTGATCTTTGGTTTggttaaaataaatgtcaatttttaaaaccccgaTATTATTTTCCTGGACGAGAAGGTTCTCGTTTATCAAAATCATACCTTTGATCTTCTATAcatacttatttgaatttcaaacctaaTCGAGCTATAGATGGAACtacaaaaaagtaataaaacaaGAAAGAACTAGATTCAGATGGATTGGGTAATTAAAGATGTTTCCCAATGTGTGATTCTTTaggaattcaaaacaaatacgCGGCTGTTCTGTAATTATATTAACAATTTGGAtaccataaaacagaatttttaattgtCTACCCCCCaacttttgtattaattttacgTTATACAAACGATAAAATAAATAGCATGATTGAATTAATAATCGGACCATACTGCTAATGACAATGCTATTCTTCTAAAATTTCCAACGGCTCACAACTTCTTAGAGCAAGTTTCCTCAATCTGTTTCGgatgaaataaattacactCCTATTTATTAATCTCCAATATTATTTTCCTGGACTATCATCTATCTTTTacttcattatttcaatttcacatCTAAccaaaaaactgacaaatctatcaaaaagtattgaaacaaaaaggaaatattCTTGACAGGAAACTGTCTAAACAGCATCTTGATCCAAttagcctctagttcttgtaaaatgcttgatttaagaataagccttcgaaattcataaaccgcaaatgcacacttactagagcattggggagaagAATACTGTTACTTTACCTTGCCTAGTAGCACATTGAACATTGAATACCTAACCATGTGTTAACCAATTGTTAACATCTTCATCCACAAATTCTTGTACAATTAAATTGCCTTTCTAATTTTGGcagttatcattcatttacaatACTGTCTATTCTAATCTAACTTGCGCATGGTGGAAAAGTGGAAATATCAACATTTAAACTGCTAATTGTGATATTTCCACTGCGCAATGCTGTTGTTGTccaacggaagggagggcaagtgtttcaactcccattcaccttatcaacatggatcatcaaAGAAAATGTATACGATATTGAAGCACCTTTTAATTTACTTTCTATGATCTCATATCGAATAAGGCTACGTGCAACCGCCCTTTCAGGTTTATGTTAGTATAGAGTCTGTTTCCAAACCGTCAACTTCCATAAACACAATAATGCACGCCGTCGCCGTGACCCATTACAGCCTAGGGTACGGGATATGTTCACAATTGTTATGGGACATTTTTTTAACGAGAAACTTTTCACCGTATAGCGGTTTGTTTCCGAAAGACGGATTTTTGTTCAAGAACCCATGGCGACCTCATTTCGGTTCCAGGAGGTGGCCATTCGACAGAACTTCGCATCGGCTCACAAATCGAAGAAAGCCTAACTTTTGATAGCATTAAATTTTTAGGGTTTCATATCTACCTGGAATGTATTCAAATACGACTCTTTTGTTATCCTCTTCCCCTTCCTTAGTTAATTTATTCTAACCGTTGAGTCGACGCGACTATTACAGTCACTTCCTCTAATAACCTATAAAGTTAAATGCTGAGTttattactttaatttatcggccttatcgttgaaaagtgatgacctttctAGTAGGGatatctaaagattatgaattttgtatagatgtgatagaaggttagatgaaaagaaagatggtgaaaataagcgggtagaatttatttagaatcatTATCATCacgtatcaaatttttgttccatcacttttcaccgataaggccgataaattaaaagtAACAAAGGGACCATTCAagtattacgtaacgctttcagggggtatagcagtttgttacgctttatggattttgcttagaaatttcgagacgaatgtgttacgtgggggggaggggggagcTTTAAAATGcacgaaaattgcgttacgtaatatttgaacggccccaaacataaattacggtaaTTAATCCTTCATAAAGTTAAATGCTAAGTTTAAGATTTATACGGCATGTTCAAACTTTGTTAAAGTGAAAGCCTAATAAAACTagtaattataaatttaaagaaatatcgATCTCGAATGGGCCAGGTGACCAGGACTTTTCTGTCTAGGGTATAGGTCGGAGTCTGCTAGAGAAACATGACGGTTTGAAAGTTCTGAAGCGCCATCTAGCTGGACCTAGGATAGAGTACCATAATACGCTCTGGGGTCTTCGAAAAACTCATGGACAGTCGAACTGTACCAGtaacttttcaaatatttatttattcaagtaAAATGATTCAGTTTGAAAGAGACAGCTTTGTTTAGATCAAATTATCAGTTAGTTACAATGTAGCCCTTTAATTGGCTAACCCAGTAAGTAtatgatacattttgaaatcGCAGATCAGTCTTGAAGTTAGGTGAACCATGTATTTATGCAGAGTTGAAGCATTAAACTCGTCAAACAGTCTTATGTGCAGTTTGATAATTTTCCAGATTATATCTTGATCAATTACATCGTTAGTTCGTGGGGTCATGAAtatttgaattgtatttttaaacataattcaCGGTAAATTCGTTTCCAAAATCCATCTGTGAAAATAAAACACCTCGAATTTGAAAGACAAAAACACCATTGAACGCGACTTTTGAcgttttgtttacaaaaaaaaacatttatcgtgcgtaaaaaaaattcttgcacTACAGATCGCAACCGGTCTTGGATTTGACCCAAGAGCCTTTGGAAATAAGAAGCAATTACGTGACAAACAAGGAGATAGCCAAAGCAGTTTGCTTCAAGAATCCACTTTATAGTCAGCCTTCAAGAATCGCAGGCTATGACGGAGATACAGGTAAGCTAAGCTAcatagaaaaactttttgttgaaCTTACCTACATCTTAACATATTTGACAGTATCAGTACCATGGTAAGCTCAAAATCTAACATCATAACATAGGAGTGTATTTGGAAACAAACAAACGTAAAATCTCTTGTGGACTTAAAATGGAAACCTGTATAATGAATGACGGCTAAAATCACAGCCATACAGTTGGCAGTAGAAGAGGTCATGCTTCAGAAAAACAGCTTTACTTACTGACTCGCTTTCATAGTGCAGTCTGCTTGGAAATAGTTTAATCGCAAAATATCGTAACGAAATAATAGAAAACATATGAGAACTTTGGGAAGCACTGAAAATAACTATCCAATGAACCTCATCCGAGTCACTTTGGTTGACTGGAAACGATATAGCCGATGAAATACAAGGTGCCAAGGAAACGGATGTagaaaaaatagcaaatgttctattttttttttctaattatagACTCTTTACCACGTTTGTGGCGTTCGTGTCTTAGCGAATATACTACTGTTGAAAGACTCTTACCTTTAGTTTAAAAAACTCGAACATCAGAAAGCCGACGAATAAAGACTACGCGGAAATTCTTTCTaaaggaaaaatattctttAGTATACAAGTTCAATATAGCGATAAGCCCTGGTACCACAAAAGCGAAATAACCAACACTGAAAGAAACAGTCGAATTTTTAAGCCAAACTCCcaggaaaatttgaatttataatgAGAACTAATAACTACGATAAAATCCGTAACAACGTAACGGTGTACTCACGGGGTGGCCGTCAAGAAAACCACTGGATGTATGGTCTTAGTCGCCGATCCAATGGTGGACTCGCACATCGCAGCCACAAATAGAGGAAGAAGAAGACTCAAAATATTGTGAGAATTCTGATCTCAGAAAACATGTCCTGTATAGTTCCGACGTGCCTAGGCATCGTGTCCGAGGGCAGCACCCGTACATTTCCCCAAAATTCGGCGCTGGCCCAGCGTTGGCTACGGGCAATTCAAATCGGGTGCCAGCTGGGAGGAGGAAGTGACCCCGTTATAGCCAATTTCGGTTCCGAAGGCAGCAATATTTGCGATGCCCATTTCGATTGCCACCAGGGTCGTGTTATGAACGACTTGTACGTGGAACCGACTCTCTTTTGTGACAGGTAAGGTTAATTCTTGTACTTTGCTGATTTTATACTTAATTTCGTTGTTAACATTTTTAGTCAAGGAGTATCGGTATCAGTTTTAACATGTTCGATATGTTTGGAGTTTTATACGCAAAACGAGCTTCTCCGATGTGACCAAATCCTGGACTACAGAACTGTTCAGTTTGACATGATTGAAAAACTGCTCGGAACAAAAATCTATAGCTCCACCTTCGTGTGTATGGAATGTGTGGCTAAACTAGAGGTTATAAGCTCAGTTTGTTCCTTTTTCGAATTATGTCATAAATCTATCAATTCACTTGAAGAAATTATCGATAAAGTGGTTGAAGATAATTTAGACCAAGAGTTGAGACGAGGCGCAAATGTAGACGAAGCGATTAAGCTCGAACCGGAAGAACCCGTTTCcaatactaaaaataataacacccTCAAAAAATGCCAGAAGAAGAAATTGACCTCGCACAAAAAGATATCTTGTACAATTTgtcaaaatgattttaaatccaAAACAACGTTGAGAAGACATATGATTCGGTTACATCCCAATGAAAAACCCTTCAAACGTCAGGCCTGTACGAAGACTTTTAAAGCAGAGAAGAGTTATCTTACTCATCAGGAACCACGTTCTAACGTGGAAAATTTCCAATGCCAGATATGtcagaaaacttttgaaacaaGAAAAGGTTTAAGTTCGCACAATATTGTACATTCCATACATGAGCGGTTCGAGTGTAAAATCTGTGGAAAGGTATTCAACTACAACTCgggattgaaaattcatttgaagAATGTACACAACGACATCGCTTCATTGATAGTCAAATGTAAAAAGTGCGATTTAAATTTTCCCTCAGAAGACGACTTTCGACAACATTCCAGCGAAATTCACGGTGATAACCAACCTTTCTCCTGTGATGAGTGCAACACAAGATACAAACACAAAGCGCATCTTGTGAGTCACATCAAATTTCGACACCAAAACAAACCTCCAAATAAGTGCCATTGTTTGATCTGTAATCTGGGACATTTGACATTGGCGGAGCTAAAAGTTCACATCCGGAACGAACATGACGGTACCGAATACCCTAGCTTAAGCTGTGCCGACTGTAAGAAGACATTTATCGCGGCAACAGTGCTGCAGCGACACAGGTTCGTCCACACTGACCGGTATGGCTGCAAGATATGCGCCAAACGCTTCGAAGGCACAACCCAGCTGCGAAGACACCTCAGACTGATTCATCGAAAGGCCGCTGCCGTTGCCGCCACCGAGCAGGATGACGACTCAAGAGCTAATGCCTGCGATGAAGGTGGAAAGGAATAATCCGGAAAGTAGTATCAAAACCGTGATCTGAGACACCATTTTTTGCCTGGAGGAATCCATCTAGCTACAACCAATAATATTCCAAATTCATTTCAACGACATACAGTTGCTTCATTACGGATCAAAACGGTCCGACATCTTAGTCGAGGCGTTAGAAGCTCCGTTTATCCACAGATTCATATCTCGGCACAAGAGAGTCGAGAAATCGAAATCTTAAGCATCGGTCTTCCCCAGCAGAATAATAATAGAGGTATGACCATTCTAAATAAAACCAACAGCAAACaataaaaacatcaaacaaataaatGACTGATTGAAAACTCGTTAATTCCAGTAGACTTAGCGTAGTTTGTGTTTCAATATGAGCCATGAGCTAACAAAAATATGTACATCAACGTTTTTAACACAGTTTTCGCAGTAAGC is a window encoding:
- the LOC129754317 gene encoding zinc finger protein OZF-like, producing MSCIVPTCLGIVSEGSTRTFPQNSALAQRWLRAIQIGCQLGGGSDPVIANFGSEGSNICDAHFDCHQGRVMNDLYVEPTLFCDSQGVSVSVLTCSICLEFYTQNELLRCDQILDYRTVQFDMIEKLLGTKIYSSTFVCMECVAKLEVISSVCSFFELCHKSINSLEEIIDKVVEDNLDQELRRGANVDEAIKLEPEEPVSNTKNNNTLKKCQKKKLTSHKKISCTICQNDFKSKTTLRRHMIRLHPNEKPFKRQACTKTFKAEKSYLTHQEPRSNVENFQCQICQKTFETRKGLSSHNIVHSIHERFECKICGKVFNYNSGLKIHLKNVHNDIASLIVKCKKCDLNFPSEDDFRQHSSEIHGDNQPFSCDECNTRYKHKAHLVSHIKFRHQNKPPNKCHCLICNLGHLTLAELKVHIRNEHDGTEYPSLSCADCKKTFIAATVLQRHRFVHTDRYGCKICAKRFEGTTQLRRHLRLIHRKAAAVAATEQDDDSRANACDEGGKE